A single region of the Desmonostoc muscorum LEGE 12446 genome encodes:
- a CDS encoding non-ribosomal peptide synthetase, with amino-acid sequence MNLNELLFELSERGIKLWAEGEKLHLRAAKTALTPEIRESINEHKAVLLASLNQHNQLKLTSSISIPSVPRDKEIPLTFNQEGLWFLDQLAAKSSTYNISAARKIVGNLNLVVLEKCIAEIVKRHEILRTSFKMINGSTIQVINTDVTVPLSVIDLQVLPEKEQLLKVQYLANQEAQQSFDLATAPLVRFKLLKLGSESYVLLLTIHHIISDVWSMGIIIQELATLYKAFIAGQPYPLPKLALQYADYAYWQRQWLTNELLEEQYNYWQKQLVGVPNLLTLPTDRPRPSAHTFHGSLLYFQLDKKLTQELKQLSQQTAATLYMTLLTAFIILLSYYSGQKDILVGSPIANRNISDLNILIGFFVNTLVMRGDLSGNPTIQEMLERVRKVALDAFAHKDLPFGKLVEKLCPERNQSYNPLFQVCFVLQNTPIGELNLPGLSISSLNLDRNAAMFDLTLSMEETESGLQGYWEYNSDLFDVGTIEQMFRHFEILLKQMVANPQQKIHDITILSEAEVYQQIITWNLTQASYPEDKTIHQLFEEQASKTPNNIAVVYENQYLTYQDLETRANQLAHYLQKQGVETDTLVALCLNRSLDTVVAILGVLKAGGAYLPIDPNYPQERLSFMVEDSQVTHAIATQASIKRLPTQITSLICLDTDSESIAAQPSHPPISKAIPSNLAYCIYTSGSTGKPKGALLEHRNVVRLLVNDELQFTFNDGDVWTMFHYYGFDFSVWEMYGALLYGGKLIVVPQELTRDPAGFLELIIREKVTVLNQTPTFFYSLMQEILKQPQVDIALRYIIFGGEALHPIQLKAWKQAYPNVKLINMYGITETTVHVTFKEITEREIEENVCNIGIPIPTTTTYIMDSQLRLLPVGVPGEICVGGDGVSRGYLNRDELTATRFVQNPYKPQELIYRSGDLAKLLPNGEMIHLGRMDHQVKIRGFRVELGEIQNHLLKLANVSEAAVVAKKLRSTDDLEILAYIVPTTSGVSVTELRNHLTEALPYFMMPSAFVILDKMPITSNGKVDHNALPVPDMSTFNKGKNFVPPRDFLEMQLVQIWEEILQVHPVGVQDNFFEIGGHSLLAVRLMAHVQDKFGKNLPLSILFQGATIEELASIFRQQEETQQWSPLVKIQTKGSKPPFFCIHPIGGNVLCYASLTHYLGNKQPFYGLQARGFIGKQKPRMTIEEMATDYLEAIRSVQPEGPYYLGGWSFGGIVAFEMAQKLHSWGEQVALLALIDTQAPIAQLRQSDIDDVMIAVLLAKDLGGNFGKTIPICEAKLQQLEPETQINYILEEAKRAAIISPDTNLEQIKQILQVYQANTQAFLNYAPEVYPNQIVLLRASESMSPTQDFLLKRFSEFKQDKLLGWQQFSAKPIEFHSLTGNHYSILSESHIHNLADKLRFYLN; translated from the coding sequence ATGAACTTAAATGAACTTTTATTTGAATTATCAGAACGTGGTATTAAATTGTGGGCTGAAGGTGAAAAACTTCATCTTCGCGCTGCTAAAACAGCACTAACACCAGAAATTCGTGAATCCATCAATGAACATAAAGCAGTTCTGCTCGCATCACTAAATCAACACAATCAACTCAAACTTACTTCTTCAATTTCTATTCCCTCTGTTCCAAGGGATAAAGAAATTCCTCTAACCTTTAATCAAGAAGGATTATGGTTTTTAGATCAACTAGCAGCTAAGAGTTCAACTTACAACATCTCAGCCGCTCGTAAAATTGTCGGAAATCTTAATTTAGTTGTTTTAGAAAAATGTATAGCTGAAATTGTAAAGCGTCACGAAATTCTCCGTACTAGCTTTAAAATGATAAATGGTTCCACTATACAGGTAATTAACACCGACGTAACCGTACCTTTGTCAGTAATAGACTTGCAAGTATTACCTGAAAAAGAACAGTTATTAAAAGTGCAATACTTGGCCAATCAAGAAGCACAACAATCATTTGACCTGGCAACTGCACCTTTAGTAAGGTTTAAATTATTAAAATTAGGTTCTGAATCTTATGTTTTATTACTAACAATACATCACATCATTTCAGATGTTTGGTCAATGGGAATTATTATTCAAGAGCTAGCCACTCTCTACAAAGCTTTTATAGCTGGGCAACCCTATCCATTGCCAAAACTAGCACTGCAATATGCTGATTACGCTTACTGGCAACGTCAGTGGTTAACTAATGAATTATTAGAAGAACAATATAATTACTGGCAAAAGCAGTTAGTAGGTGTACCAAATTTGCTGACTTTGCCTACAGATAGACCCCGCCCTTCAGCACATACTTTTCACGGTTCTCTCCTATACTTTCAACTTGATAAAAAATTAACTCAGGAGTTAAAACAGCTAAGTCAACAAACAGCAGCTACACTGTATATGACCTTGTTAACTGCTTTTATAATTTTGCTCTCCTACTATAGCGGACAAAAAGATATTCTAGTTGGTTCACCAATTGCTAACCGTAATATCAGCGATTTAAATATACTAATTGGTTTTTTTGTCAACACTTTGGTAATGCGTGGGGATTTATCGGGCAATCCTACAATCCAAGAGATGCTGGAACGGGTCAGAAAGGTTGCTTTAGATGCTTTTGCTCACAAAGACCTACCATTTGGAAAGTTAGTTGAAAAACTCTGCCCTGAAAGAAACCAAAGTTATAATCCTCTATTTCAGGTTTGTTTTGTTTTGCAAAATACCCCAATAGGTGAGTTAAATCTACCAGGCTTGAGCATATCTTCCTTGAATTTGGATAGGAATGCAGCAATGTTTGATTTAACTCTGTCTATGGAAGAAACAGAGTCAGGATTACAAGGATACTGGGAATACAACAGTGACTTGTTCGATGTTGGGACTATTGAACAAATGTTTCGTCACTTTGAGATACTTCTCAAGCAAATGGTTGCTAATCCTCAACAAAAGATTCATGATATAACTATTTTGAGTGAAGCAGAAGTATATCAGCAAATAATTACTTGGAACTTGACACAAGCTTCTTATCCTGAAGATAAAACTATTCATCAATTATTTGAAGAACAAGCAAGCAAAACTCCGAATAATATAGCAGTAGTTTATGAAAATCAATATCTAACTTATCAGGATCTGGAAACTCGCGCTAACCAACTGGCACATTACCTTCAAAAACAAGGGGTAGAAACAGATACTTTGGTTGCTCTTTGCCTCAACAGATCATTAGATACTGTTGTGGCGATCTTAGGTGTTCTCAAAGCGGGTGGTGCTTACCTTCCAATAGATCCTAATTATCCTCAAGAGCGGCTTTCTTTCATGGTTGAAGACTCTCAAGTCACCCATGCGATCGCCACTCAAGCTTCAATTAAACGTTTACCAACGCAGATTACATCTTTAATATGCTTAGATACTGATAGTGAAAGCATTGCTGCACAACCATCTCATCCCCCTATCAGCAAAGCTATCCCCAGCAATTTAGCTTATTGTATCTACACTTCCGGTTCTACTGGTAAACCAAAAGGAGCTTTATTAGAACATCGAAATGTGGTTCGACTTTTGGTAAATGATGAGTTGCAATTTACTTTCAATGACGGCGATGTTTGGACAATGTTCCATTATTATGGCTTTGACTTTTCCGTTTGGGAAATGTATGGTGCATTGCTGTATGGTGGTAAATTAATTGTTGTTCCTCAAGAATTAACTAGAGATCCTGCTGGTTTTTTAGAACTAATTATCCGTGAGAAAGTGACTGTTTTAAATCAAACACCAACTTTCTTTTATAGCTTGATGCAAGAAATCCTCAAACAACCACAAGTAGATATTGCATTACGATACATCATCTTTGGTGGTGAAGCACTCCATCCTATTCAACTTAAAGCTTGGAAACAAGCCTATCCCAATGTGAAACTGATTAACATGTACGGGATTACGGAAACTACAGTACATGTCACCTTTAAAGAAATTACTGAACGAGAAATAGAGGAAAACGTTTGTAACATTGGTATTCCTATCCCTACCACTACAACATATATTATGGATTCTCAGTTACGCTTACTTCCTGTGGGTGTACCAGGAGAAATATGTGTTGGTGGAGATGGAGTTAGTCGCGGATATCTCAACAGAGATGAACTAACAGCAACAAGGTTTGTTCAAAACCCTTATAAACCCCAAGAACTCATTTATCGTTCAGGAGACTTAGCAAAACTCTTACCAAATGGCGAGATGATACATTTAGGTAGGATGGATCATCAAGTTAAAATACGTGGTTTTAGGGTGGAATTAGGTGAGATCCAAAATCACTTGCTCAAGCTTGCTAATGTTAGTGAAGCTGCTGTCGTTGCCAAAAAACTACGTTCGACAGATGATTTAGAAATTTTAGCCTACATCGTACCTACAACTTCTGGCGTTAGTGTTACAGAACTACGGAATCACCTAACAGAAGCATTACCATACTTTATGATGCCATCGGCGTTTGTGATCTTGGACAAAATGCCAATCACTTCTAATGGCAAAGTAGATCACAATGCTCTTCCTGTTCCAGATATGTCCACTTTTAACAAGGGTAAGAATTTCGTTCCACCCCGCGATTTTTTAGAAATGCAACTAGTACAAATTTGGGAAGAAATTTTACAGGTTCATCCTGTGGGTGTGCAAGATAATTTCTTTGAAATTGGCGGTCATTCTCTGCTAGCTGTACGGTTGATGGCTCATGTTCAAGATAAATTTGGTAAGAACCTACCTCTTTCCATACTTTTTCAAGGAGCAACTATTGAGGAATTAGCAAGTATTTTCCGTCAACAAGAAGAAACTCAACAGTGGTCTCCCTTAGTCAAAATACAAACTAAAGGTTCAAAGCCACCCTTTTTCTGCATTCATCCAATTGGTGGTAACGTTTTATGTTACGCTAGCCTAACGCACTATCTAGGTAACAAGCAACCTTTCTACGGATTGCAAGCACGAGGTTTTATAGGGAAACAAAAACCTCGTATGACCATTGAAGAGATGGCAACAGATTATTTAGAAGCTATCCGTAGCGTCCAACCTGAAGGCCCTTACTACCTGGGCGGTTGGTCTTTTGGTGGCATAGTTGCGTTTGAGATGGCACAAAAGTTGCACTCGTGGGGCGAACAAGTAGCTTTACTCGCTTTAATAGATACTCAAGCACCTATAGCTCAATTGCGACAGTCAGATATAGATGATGTAATGATTGCTGTGTTACTTGCAAAAGACTTAGGCGGTAACTTCGGTAAAACAATACCCATCTGTGAGGCAAAATTACAACAGCTAGAACCTGAAACACAAATTAATTACATCTTAGAAGAAGCAAAGCGAGCCGCAATTATCTCCCCAGATACCAATTTGGAGCAAATTAAACAAATTTTGCAAGTTTATCAAGCAAACACTCAAGCCTTCCTCAATTATGCTCCCGAAGTTTATCCAAATCAAATTGTTCTTCTACGAGCAAGCGAATCTATGTCGCCAACCCAAGATTTTTTGTTAAAAAGGTTTTCAGAGTTTAAACAAGATAAATTGTTAGGATGGCAGCAGTTTTCTGCTAAACCTATAGAGTTTCATAGTCTTACAGGCAATCATTACTCAATATTAAGCGAATCCCACATCCATAATTTAGCTGACAAACTTAGGTTTTATCTAAATTAG
- a CDS encoding SRPBCC family protein, whose translation MKYKKTIKIDAPVEKVFSFCASPYGFEKHFPHRVRWINKHEEWNIGSIIEFKFRFFLVWMYWKTEITVYEENKFFADIMKVGFPYKCFNHYHFFEPVGNQTIYTDQIEFSLGFGNLIDRTVGKMIIGSIFTKRHKNLKKCLCKY comes from the coding sequence ATGAAGTACAAAAAAACAATTAAAATTGATGCGCCTGTGGAAAAGGTCTTTAGTTTTTGTGCATCACCTTATGGCTTTGAAAAACATTTTCCGCATCGAGTTCGTTGGATTAATAAACATGAGGAATGGAATATAGGTTCAATTATTGAATTTAAATTTCGGTTTTTCTTGGTTTGGATGTATTGGAAAACTGAGATAACAGTTTACGAAGAGAATAAGTTCTTTGCTGATATTATGAAAGTAGGATTCCCATATAAATGCTTTAACCATTATCATTTTTTTGAGCCTGTGGGGAACCAAACTATTTATACAGATCAAATTGAGTTTAGTTTAGGATTTGGCAATTTAATAGATAGAACTGTTGGAAAAATGATTATAGGCTCAATATTTACTAAACGTCATAAAAATTTAAAAAAATGCTTATGTAAATATTAA
- a CDS encoding fatty acid desaturase family protein, translating to MLKEDYVLIAKKLAKSGSLRVNNFYGTFTVLAEIACFAIGLALLLKTPYFSVLYWILEIFLGISLFRFFVILHECGHKALFSYKFMNTITGTLVSPLCIIPYISWRNIHYQHHKWVGVVDKDPTQAVLLKLRENSKFTHNLFRIIWKTWFPISFFKLTFQVFWLYPLNEYKEKSYTNAKAGFVSLIAIILPHILVIFYLGLVKYLIIFTPMLLIYAVWFENMNFSQHVGLFPYLSSHHPKPIPLHEQDSISRTSEMNSILAVLFCYNFNLHIEHHLFPAAPWYQLPKVKNCLESVDNLDIDYKGVGFPDFVLQLRRQDPVDIYLKTLPPHEEK from the coding sequence ATGTTAAAAGAAGACTATGTATTAATCGCTAAAAAATTAGCTAAAAGCGGTTCTTTAAGGGTAAACAACTTTTATGGAACTTTTACAGTGTTAGCAGAAATAGCTTGTTTTGCAATTGGCTTGGCTCTTTTATTAAAAACTCCTTACTTTTCCGTTCTATACTGGATTTTAGAAATATTTTTAGGGATATCACTTTTTCGTTTTTTTGTAATTCTTCATGAATGTGGACATAAAGCCTTATTCTCTTATAAATTTATGAATACTATTACGGGTACATTAGTTAGCCCTTTATGCATTATTCCTTATATTTCCTGGAGAAATATACATTATCAACATCATAAATGGGTTGGTGTAGTAGATAAAGATCCAACACAAGCTGTTCTTCTCAAATTGAGAGAAAATTCCAAATTTACCCACAACTTATTTCGTATTATTTGGAAAACTTGGTTCCCAATTTCGTTTTTTAAGTTAACCTTTCAAGTTTTTTGGTTATATCCTTTGAACGAGTATAAGGAAAAAAGCTATACCAATGCTAAAGCTGGATTTGTCTCATTGATTGCAATTATACTTCCCCATATTCTTGTGATTTTCTATTTGGGATTAGTTAAATATCTAATCATATTTACTCCAATGTTGTTGATTTATGCTGTTTGGTTTGAAAATATGAATTTCTCTCAGCACGTTGGACTTTTTCCATACTTATCTAGTCATCATCCCAAGCCAATTCCACTGCACGAACAAGATTCTATCAGCCGAACCAGTGAGATGAATTCTATTCTTGCAGTTTTGTTTTGTTACAACTTTAACTTACATATAGAACATCATTTATTTCCAGCTGCACCTTGGTATCAACTACCAAAAGTAAAGAATTGTTTAGAATCAGTGGATAATTTGGATATAGATTATAAAGGAGTAGGTTTCCCCGATTTTGTATTACAATTACGTCGTCAAGACCCAGTTGATATTTATTTAAAAACTCTTCCACCTCATGAAGAAAAATAA